Proteins encoded in a region of the Oscillospiraceae bacterium MB24-C1 genome:
- a CDS encoding sigma 54-interacting transcriptional regulator, with product MEELSHLHSAQEHLPWAAVLDNVDAGIAVYDADGNFLFVNTVMINWRNIPRSEYLKMNVHDFTKFIDVCVYDLVMEKKQRVSRLQFYHDIQTINGPTRMRIVTGTPIYDGAGNIKYVITMLQDVQNFETLYHTLLKQSKFLTETPLTNQSSSDQASRIVVKSKELKQLLSIAESIAPLDSSVLIYGESGSGKEVFARFIHEHSGRKNKPLITVNCAAFPENLIESELFGYEKGSFTGANKDGKIGLIETADGGTLFLDEINSLPMSVQSKILRVIEEKSVQKIGAISPKKVDFRLIVATNQMLHQLVREGKFREDLYYRLHVIPLTIPPIRNRRDDIIPLCQHFLDYFCTKYNMEKSFSKQVLAQAQNYDWPGNVREIRNFVERMVVMTPYATTEITSMPYGLLANETSIHMQSQDDAPKQPSPRSSGLGEDEVLAALQRFDNNRTKAAQYLGISRRYLQYKIKEFNIPSRYDRKAETHRNN from the coding sequence ATGGAAGAACTATCACATCTTCACAGTGCACAAGAACATCTGCCCTGGGCCGCAGTTCTCGATAATGTCGATGCTGGAATTGCGGTATATGACGCAGACGGAAACTTTCTCTTTGTCAATACCGTCATGATTAATTGGAGAAACATCCCAAGAAGTGAATATTTGAAAATGAATGTGCACGACTTCACAAAATTTATTGATGTCTGTGTTTATGATTTGGTGATGGAAAAAAAGCAGCGAGTCAGTCGGTTGCAATTTTATCATGACATACAGACGATCAACGGCCCTACCCGCATGAGGATCGTGACAGGAACTCCGATCTATGACGGAGCAGGTAACATCAAATATGTGATCACCATGCTACAGGACGTCCAGAATTTTGAGACACTCTACCACACGCTGCTTAAACAAAGTAAATTTTTAACCGAAACGCCGTTAACCAACCAGTCTTCATCGGATCAAGCATCCAGGATTGTCGTCAAAAGCAAGGAGCTTAAACAACTCCTTTCAATCGCTGAAAGTATTGCGCCGCTTGATTCAAGCGTGCTAATCTACGGTGAATCAGGTAGCGGAAAAGAAGTGTTTGCTCGATTTATTCATGAACACAGCGGACGTAAAAATAAGCCTTTGATCACTGTCAATTGCGCAGCTTTTCCAGAAAACCTAATCGAATCTGAACTTTTTGGATACGAGAAAGGCAGCTTTACCGGTGCGAACAAAGATGGTAAGATTGGCCTGATCGAAACCGCAGACGGGGGCACGCTGTTTTTGGATGAGATCAACTCCCTTCCTATGAGCGTGCAGAGTAAAATTCTTCGGGTGATTGAAGAAAAAAGCGTGCAGAAAATCGGCGCCATCAGCCCCAAAAAGGTTGATTTTCGATTGATCGTCGCCACAAACCAAATGCTACATCAACTGGTTCGCGAGGGAAAATTCCGAGAAGACCTCTATTACCGTCTTCATGTGATTCCGCTGACCATACCGCCAATTCGTAACCGAAGAGATGACATCATTCCACTCTGTCAGCATTTTTTAGATTATTTCTGCACTAAATACAATATGGAAAAAAGCTTTTCCAAACAGGTGCTTGCACAGGCGCAAAATTATGACTGGCCGGGGAACGTTCGTGAAATCCGTAACTTTGTGGAACGAATGGTTGTTATGACGCCATACGCAACCACTGAAATTACCAGCATGCCTTATGGCCTTTTAGCGAATGAAACGAGCATACATATGCAGTCGCAGGATGATGCACCAAAACAACCTTCGCCGCGCTCCTCCGGGCTGGGAGAGGACGAGGTTTTAGCTGCTCTCCAACGCTTTGACAACAACCGAACCAAAGCCGCCCAATATCTTGGCATCTCCCGCAGATATCTGCAATATAAGATTAAAGAGTTCAATATCCCTTCTCGATATGATAGAAAAGCAGAAACGCACCGCAACAATTAG
- a CDS encoding FAD-dependent oxidoreductase codes for MKVIVVGGGWAGAGAAISASNAGAQVTVLERTDMLLGTGLVGGIMRNNGRFTATEEAIALGADEIFNTIDNNSRHKNIEFPGHKHASLYDIATIEPAIKALLKDKGIEVLTQARVKDVEMDGDKIVSVVLTNDEKLSADVFIDATGSAGPMNNCTKYGNGCAMCVLRCPTFGGRVSIAGKAGVTEKIGKKADGSYGAMSGSCKLFKESLSENIINELNTTGVAVVPIPEELRKGEGILATKACQQYALKEFADNIILLDTGHAKLMTPYYPLDMLHKVPGFENARFEDPYSGGVGNSMRYMALAPRDNALKVKGVSNLFCGGEKAGLLVGHTEAIVTGTLAGHNAVRWAAGKALLELPTELAIGDAISYVNEAMETEEGMGKKYTFSGSVYFDRMKKLGLYSVDVSEIATRVEKAGLTGVFSKKI; via the coding sequence ATGAAGGTAATCGTAGTTGGCGGAGGTTGGGCAGGTGCTGGCGCAGCTATATCTGCTAGCAATGCGGGAGCACAGGTTACAGTTCTCGAACGTACCGATATGCTACTCGGAACAGGTCTGGTTGGCGGAATTATGCGTAACAACGGACGATTTACAGCCACAGAGGAAGCGATTGCTCTAGGTGCCGACGAAATTTTCAACACAATAGACAATAACTCTCGTCACAAAAACATCGAGTTTCCCGGACATAAACACGCAAGCCTTTACGACATTGCCACCATTGAGCCGGCAATAAAGGCATTACTTAAAGACAAGGGGATAGAGGTTTTAACGCAGGCCAGAGTTAAGGATGTTGAGATGGATGGCGATAAGATTGTTTCGGTCGTTCTCACTAACGACGAAAAGCTTTCCGCCGATGTATTTATCGATGCAACCGGAAGTGCGGGCCCCATGAACAACTGCACCAAATATGGCAACGGTTGTGCAATGTGCGTACTCAGATGCCCCACCTTTGGCGGACGCGTCAGCATCGCAGGTAAGGCAGGCGTAACTGAGAAAATTGGCAAGAAGGCAGACGGCTCTTACGGCGCGATGAGCGGTTCCTGTAAGCTTTTCAAGGAGTCTCTCAGCGAGAATATTATCAATGAGCTTAACACTACCGGTGTTGCCGTCGTTCCCATTCCTGAGGAACTGCGCAAAGGCGAGGGTATTTTGGCAACCAAGGCGTGTCAGCAGTATGCTCTCAAGGAATTTGCGGACAACATCATTCTGCTTGACACCGGTCATGCAAAGTTGATGACCCCTTATTATCCTCTGGATATGCTGCACAAGGTTCCCGGCTTTGAAAATGCGAGATTTGAAGACCCCTATTCTGGCGGAGTTGGAAACTCTATGCGTTATATGGCCCTTGCACCCAGAGATAATGCGCTTAAAGTCAAAGGTGTAAGCAATCTCTTCTGCGGCGGCGAAAAGGCAGGTCTGCTTGTTGGACACACCGAGGCGATCGTGACCGGAACGCTTGCGGGACATAACGCTGTTCGTTGGGCGGCGGGTAAGGCGCTTCTTGAGCTCCCAACCGAGCTTGCTATCGGTGACGCAATCTCTTACGTCAACGAAGCGATGGAAACTGAAGAGGGAATGGGCAAAAAGTACACCTTCTCCGGTTCGGTATACTTTGATCGCATGAAGAAGCTTGGACTTTACAGCGTCGACGTTTCTGAAATTGCTACCAGAGTTGAGAAGGCTGGTCTCACAGGCGTTTTTTCTAAAAAAATTTAA
- a CDS encoding pyridoxal phosphate-dependent aminotransferase, whose amino-acid sequence MREMISENAKRLEASPIRAVLDRAAALRGEGKKVIPFSAGEPDFSTPETIKQATMQAIADNYSHYASNRGLPALRKILSEKLEADMSVHYDPDFEILVTSSGAEALNNSILTFINPGDEVIIPTPAFVSYKNLVKYAGGKFVDIPLRPESGFQLDAEEIERHITPQTKMIILNNPNNPSGAVYDRDILEKVAQLAVKHDLLVLSDEMYSRLVYDGAKFVSMASFPGMKERTIVVSGFSKSYAMTGWRLGYIATAKELAGSVLKFHQYSTTCSPTFIQQGLVNSLELPETEQAVVDMLSAFARRREMILEGLKAIDGITPVIPKGAFYVMVDVSATGLSGMEFALKMLEEFHVATVPAIGLGDSCGDYIRISYAASDENIREGLQRMDSFVKSLKKA is encoded by the coding sequence ATGAGAGAGATGATTTCTGAAAACGCCAAACGGCTGGAGGCATCTCCAATTCGAGCCGTTTTGGATCGGGCGGCAGCGCTGCGCGGTGAAGGGAAAAAGGTGATTCCATTTAGCGCTGGCGAACCTGATTTTTCAACCCCTGAGACGATCAAGCAGGCCACCATGCAGGCCATTGCAGATAACTACAGCCACTATGCCTCCAACCGTGGTCTCCCTGCGTTGCGCAAAATTCTTTCAGAAAAGCTCGAGGCGGATATGTCCGTCCACTACGACCCCGATTTTGAAATTCTCGTAACCTCCAGCGGGGCGGAAGCACTGAATAACTCGATTTTGACCTTTATTAATCCAGGTGACGAGGTCATCATTCCGACTCCGGCTTTTGTTTCTTATAAAAATCTGGTAAAATATGCGGGTGGGAAGTTTGTAGATATTCCTCTTCGTCCTGAGAGCGGATTTCAGCTTGATGCCGAGGAGATTGAACGGCATATCACGCCACAGACAAAGATGATCATCTTGAATAACCCCAATAACCCCAGTGGTGCTGTTTACGACCGTGATATCCTTGAAAAGGTTGCACAACTGGCTGTAAAACATGATTTGCTGGTGCTCTCCGACGAGATGTACAGCCGTCTGGTTTATGATGGGGCAAAATTTGTTTCGATGGCGTCGTTTCCCGGCATGAAAGAGCGTACCATTGTCGTTAGCGGTTTCTCAAAGTCTTACGCCATGACTGGATGGAGACTTGGCTATATTGCCACCGCCAAAGAATTGGCAGGCTCGGTGCTTAAGTTCCATCAATATTCGACCACTTGTTCACCTACCTTTATTCAACAGGGACTTGTCAATTCACTTGAGCTGCCAGAGACTGAGCAAGCGGTGGTCGACATGCTTTCGGCATTCGCACGTCGCCGCGAGATGATTCTGGAGGGACTCAAGGCTATTGATGGCATCACCCCCGTCATCCCCAAGGGCGCCTTTTATGTGATGGTTGATGTCTCCGCAACAGGACTCAGTGGCATGGAGTTTGCACTCAAGATGTTGGAGGAGTTCCACGTTGCCACCGTCCCCGCCATTGGTCTGGGAGACAGCTGTGGTGATTACATTCGTATTTCCTATGCCGCGTCGGACGAAAACATCCGGGAAGGTCTGCAAAGGATGGACTCCTTTGTAAAATCGCTTAAAAAAGCTTAA